Proteins co-encoded in one Prunus persica cultivar Lovell chromosome G6, Prunus_persica_NCBIv2, whole genome shotgun sequence genomic window:
- the LOC18779491 gene encoding RING-H2 finger protein ATL78 yields MSASTFFVNFNSRRLLLHNPLYQPPNTASSPVSSTNPHDPTDQYPGDNSFDANVVMVLSVLLCALICSLGLNSIIKCALRCSSFVESRSSSSSNTSARLANTGVKKKALKTFPTVSYSADLNLPGLDTECVICLSDFTAGERVRLLPKCNHGFHVRCIDKWLSSHSSCPKCRHNLIETCQKIVGFTPASSSVPPVQETIVSIVPLEPEGLVRNYRGIS; encoded by the coding sequence ATGTCTGCTTCTACTTTCTTTGTGAACTTCAATTCTAGAAGACTTCTCCTACACAACCCACTTTACCAACCACCAAACACAGCCTCCTCCCCAGTCTCCTCCACAAACCCACATGACCCAACAGATCAATACCCTGGTGACAACAGCTTTGATGCAAATGTTGTTATGGTCCTCTCAGTCCTCTTGTGTGCCCTAATTTGCTCACTTGGCCTAAACTCCATCATCAAGTGTGCTTTGAGATGCTCAAGCTTTGTAGAGTccagaagcagcagcagcagcaacaccTCCGCTAGGTTAGCCAACACAGGAGTGAAGAAAAAAGCCCTAAAAACTTTCCCAACAGTGAGTTACTCAGCTGACCTAAATCTGCCTGGGCTGGACACAGAGTGTGTGATCTGTCTTTCGGATTTTACAGCCGGTGAGCGTGTTCGGCTTCTTCCCAAGTGCAACCATGGCTTCCATGTCCGCTGCATTGATAAGTGGCTGAGCTCGCACTCATCTTGCCCTAAATGCAGGCACAACTTGATCGAGACATGTCAAAAAATTGTGGGTTTCACCCCAGCTAGCTCCTCAGTCCCACCAGTGCAAGAAACCATTGTAAGCATTGTGCCCCTTGAGCCTGAAGGTTTGGTACGCAATTATAGGGGAATTAGCTAG